A part of Haloarchaeobius sp. HME9146 genomic DNA contains:
- a CDS encoding metal ABC transporter substrate-binding protein, giving the protein MAERNFGSGSGRKVTRRRALAAGSGLLGTALAGCLGSVSGGTSSDDDGDSGSSSEDGPVAVASFFSFFDFARKLAKDTPVTVKNLIPTGLHGHGWEPNASVTRDIIEADAFIHVGKDFQPWADRAIQTLKDDDVDTQLINVREGVELTDLAASLDPEEEGVGEGRGKDPHFWLDPQRAKVSVDNITEGLVELSPEHEETFRDNAETYKTDVLDRIDADYADIFDRADRKVVQLAAHNAFQYIGVRYGVEMRPLVVNLAASGDVKPSDITDAKETIEEFDIEYIGAGVFETLKPAQQLVAETPVTAFFPVTPYAGVREEWVRNDWGYEEIAYNINMPTFEVVLGNKSPEEVGPDGWADEWRNFK; this is encoded by the coding sequence ATGGCAGAACGCAACTTCGGTTCCGGTAGCGGACGAAAAGTAACTCGCAGGCGTGCACTGGCGGCAGGCTCCGGTCTTCTCGGTACCGCCCTCGCCGGCTGTCTCGGCAGTGTCTCCGGCGGCACCAGCTCCGACGACGACGGTGACTCCGGGAGCAGCTCCGAGGACGGCCCCGTCGCAGTCGCGTCTTTCTTCAGTTTCTTCGACTTCGCGCGCAAGCTCGCGAAAGACACCCCCGTCACGGTCAAGAATCTCATCCCGACCGGCCTGCACGGCCACGGCTGGGAGCCCAACGCGAGCGTCACCCGCGATATCATCGAGGCGGACGCGTTCATCCACGTCGGGAAGGACTTCCAGCCGTGGGCCGACCGCGCCATCCAGACGCTGAAAGACGACGACGTGGACACCCAGCTCATCAACGTCCGCGAAGGCGTCGAACTGACCGACCTGGCAGCAAGCCTCGACCCCGAAGAGGAAGGTGTCGGTGAGGGCCGCGGCAAGGACCCGCACTTCTGGCTCGACCCCCAGCGCGCGAAGGTGTCGGTCGACAACATCACCGAGGGCCTCGTCGAGCTCTCGCCCGAGCACGAGGAGACGTTCCGCGACAACGCCGAGACGTACAAGACCGACGTGCTCGACCGCATCGACGCGGACTACGCGGACATTTTCGACCGCGCCGACCGCAAGGTCGTCCAGCTGGCCGCGCACAACGCCTTCCAGTACATCGGCGTCCGCTACGGCGTCGAGATGCGTCCGCTGGTCGTCAACCTCGCCGCAAGTGGCGACGTGAAGCCCTCGGACATCACTGATGCGAAAGAGACCATCGAGGAGTTCGACATCGAGTACATCGGGGCCGGCGTGTTCGAGACCCTGAAACCAGCACAACAGCTCGTCGCGGAGACGCCCGTCACGGCGTTCTTCCCGGTCACCCCGTACGCGGGCGTCCGCGAGGAGTGGGTCAGGAACGACTGGGGCTACGAGGAGATCGCGTACAACATCAATATGCCCACGTTCGAGGTCGTCCTCGGCAACAAATCGCCCGAGGAGGTCGGCCCTGACGGCTGGGCCGACGAGTGGAGGAACTTCAAATGA
- a CDS encoding FAD-binding and (Fe-S)-binding domain-containing protein, with protein MATDGSPRPSHDALGFDHPDDEAYADLAADLRTAVAGDVRFDEYAQVLYATDGSIYQARPAGVVVPEDAADVQAAVSVAAEHDVPIMPRGAGTSLAGQGIGPGCVVLDCSVELDDVLSVDPEAQVARIQPGVVQDELDAVLEPHGLQFAPDPASSARATVGGGIGNNSTGAHSVRYGITDAYVREVEVVLADGTMAEFGDVVLDSPEWDDLLAREDRVAELHQTVRDIVEANEGEIESRYPELKRSVSGYNLHKVIREEDGARVMNLAKLVVGAEGTLGVVVEAELDLVTRPDERALAVYAYDDLVTALAAVPDALSHDVSAVELVDDRVVEMARDSQAYAEYAEPIPDGSAALLMVEFDSELHDDFEAAMAEVTRTLQTEGDAFDRIEAFSPDEQAKLWKLRKAAIPLLMSLEGDPKPYPFIEDATVPPDQLAAYVQEFEAILEKHGTSAAYFAHAGVGTLHIRPILNLKSGDGIETMHAIAEDVTDLVLEYHGSFSGEHGDGMARTEFTPKMYGDELWDAFKRVKTAFDPEWLCHPGNVVYRDSPEDHGPVSDRAIGADMRENLRYGPAYQTVEPQTTLDFDDEGGFGHLVELCNGCGTCRQEGSGTMCPTYRASQEEIQSTRGRANMLRAAISGELDEDEIHSERFQSEVLDLCVGCKGCASDCPTGVDLAKLKAEVKHQHHQREGASLRDRLFRDIDRLASLGSALAPVSNWATKVPGSRAVAEKVANIAPERELPTFQRESFTDWFASRGPAVPEADAEHRVVLVPDTYTNYTDPAVGKAAVEVLEAAQVHVDVPADLGPSGRPAYSLGFLDEARTRAAEFVDHVASRVDDDWHVVFIEPADAVMVQDEYGDLLPRSAERDAVMAATAGVCGFLDQHRLDERIDFDAPDEPLVYHGHCNQKAIGRDHHAVGVLRRAGYDVEALDSGCCGMAGSFGYGAEHYDLSQAIGRILFDQVDAAAGTPVAPGASCRTQLGDRPGSEEPPHPVEKLAEALPNRPGSR; from the coding sequence ATGGCCACCGACGGCTCTCCGCGCCCCAGCCACGACGCGCTCGGCTTCGACCACCCCGACGACGAGGCGTACGCCGACCTCGCGGCCGACCTGCGCACAGCGGTCGCGGGCGACGTTCGCTTCGACGAGTACGCGCAGGTGCTGTACGCGACCGACGGGAGCATCTATCAGGCTCGTCCGGCGGGCGTGGTCGTCCCCGAGGACGCGGCCGACGTGCAGGCCGCGGTCTCGGTCGCAGCCGAGCACGACGTGCCCATCATGCCCCGCGGGGCAGGGACCTCGCTGGCCGGGCAGGGAATCGGCCCCGGCTGTGTCGTCCTCGACTGCTCGGTCGAACTCGACGACGTGCTCTCGGTGGACCCCGAGGCACAGGTAGCCCGAATCCAGCCCGGCGTGGTGCAGGACGAACTCGACGCAGTCCTCGAACCACACGGCCTGCAGTTCGCGCCCGACCCGGCCTCCTCGGCCCGGGCGACGGTCGGCGGCGGCATCGGGAACAACTCGACCGGCGCGCACTCGGTCCGGTACGGGATAACCGACGCCTACGTGCGCGAGGTCGAGGTCGTCCTGGCCGACGGGACGATGGCCGAGTTCGGCGACGTGGTCCTCGACTCGCCCGAGTGGGATGACCTGCTGGCCCGAGAGGACCGGGTCGCGGAGTTGCACCAGACGGTCCGCGACATTGTCGAGGCGAACGAGGGGGAAATCGAGTCACGGTATCCCGAACTCAAGCGCAGCGTCTCGGGGTACAACCTCCACAAGGTGATTCGCGAGGAGGACGGCGCGCGCGTCATGAACCTCGCCAAGCTCGTCGTGGGTGCAGAGGGCACCCTCGGCGTCGTGGTCGAGGCCGAACTCGACCTCGTGACCCGCCCGGACGAACGCGCCCTCGCGGTCTACGCCTACGACGACCTCGTGACGGCGCTCGCCGCGGTTCCCGACGCCCTCTCGCACGACGTGAGTGCGGTCGAACTGGTCGACGACCGGGTCGTCGAGATGGCGCGCGACTCGCAAGCGTACGCCGAGTACGCCGAACCCATTCCCGACGGCTCGGCAGCCCTGCTGATGGTCGAGTTCGACTCCGAGTTGCACGACGACTTCGAGGCGGCGATGGCCGAGGTCACGAGAACGCTCCAGACCGAGGGCGACGCCTTCGACCGCATCGAAGCGTTCTCCCCCGACGAGCAGGCGAAGCTCTGGAAGCTCCGGAAGGCCGCGATTCCGCTCCTGATGTCGCTGGAGGGCGACCCGAAACCGTACCCGTTCATCGAGGACGCGACGGTGCCACCCGACCAGCTCGCAGCGTACGTCCAGGAGTTCGAGGCCATACTGGAGAAACACGGCACTTCGGCCGCCTACTTCGCGCACGCTGGCGTCGGCACCCTGCACATCCGACCCATCCTGAACCTCAAGTCCGGGGACGGAATCGAGACGATGCACGCCATCGCCGAGGACGTGACCGACCTGGTGCTCGAGTACCACGGCTCGTTCTCGGGCGAACACGGCGACGGGATGGCCCGGACCGAGTTCACCCCGAAGATGTACGGCGACGAGCTCTGGGACGCCTTCAAGCGCGTCAAGACCGCCTTCGACCCGGAGTGGCTGTGCCACCCGGGCAACGTCGTCTACCGCGACTCACCCGAGGACCACGGGCCAGTCAGCGACCGGGCTATCGGCGCGGACATGCGCGAGAACCTCCGCTACGGCCCGGCCTACCAGACGGTCGAACCGCAGACCACCCTCGATTTCGACGACGAGGGCGGCTTCGGCCACCTCGTCGAACTGTGCAACGGCTGTGGCACCTGTCGACAGGAGGGCTCGGGGACGATGTGTCCGACCTACCGTGCCAGCCAGGAGGAGATCCAGTCGACCCGCGGTCGGGCGAACATGCTCCGGGCGGCCATCTCGGGCGAACTCGACGAGGACGAGATTCACTCCGAGCGCTTCCAGTCCGAGGTGCTGGACCTCTGTGTCGGCTGCAAGGGCTGTGCCAGCGACTGCCCGACCGGGGTCGACCTCGCCAAGCTCAAGGCCGAGGTGAAACACCAGCACCACCAGCGCGAGGGCGCGAGCCTGCGCGACCGGCTCTTCCGTGACATCGACCGGTTGGCGTCCCTTGGGAGCGCCCTCGCGCCGGTCTCGAACTGGGCCACGAAGGTCCCCGGGTCCCGCGCCGTCGCCGAGAAGGTCGCGAACATCGCCCCCGAGCGAGAACTGCCGACGTTCCAGCGCGAGAGCTTCACGGACTGGTTCGCGTCGCGCGGCCCCGCGGTTCCGGAAGCCGACGCCGAGCACCGCGTCGTCCTCGTCCCCGACACGTACACGAACTACACCGACCCAGCAGTCGGGAAAGCCGCCGTCGAGGTCCTCGAAGCCGCCCAGGTCCACGTCGACGTTCCGGCCGACCTCGGACCGAGTGGCCGCCCCGCGTACTCCCTCGGGTTCCTCGACGAGGCTCGAACGCGGGCCGCCGAGTTCGTCGACCACGTCGCGTCCCGCGTCGACGACGACTGGCACGTCGTCTTCATCGAACCGGCGGACGCCGTGATGGTGCAGGACGAGTACGGCGACCTGCTTCCCCGGAGTGCCGAGCGCGACGCCGTGATGGCCGCCACCGCGGGAGTCTGTGGCTTCCTCGACCAGCACCGCCTCGACGAGCGCATCGACTTCGACGCGCCTGACGAACCCCTCGTCTACCACGGCCACTGTAACCAGAAGGCCATCGGTCGGGACCACCACGCCGTCGGCGTCCTCCGGCGGGCTGGCTACGATGTCGAGGCGCTGGACTCCGGCTGTTGCGGCATGGCCGGGAGCTTCGGTTACGGGGCAGAACACTACGACCTCTCGCAGGCCATCGGGCGAATCCTGTTCGACCAGGTCGACGCAGCCGCGGGGACGCCGGTCGCGCCCGGCGCGTCCTGTCGCACCCAGCTCGGCGACCGACCCGGGAGCGAGGAACCGCCGCACCCGGTCGAGAAGTTGGCCGAAGCCCTGCCGAACCGCCCCGGGTCACGGTAG
- a CDS encoding metal ABC transporter ATP-binding protein: MSTTTPATEDATVAGEVVVELSDVNFGYTATPVVEDISLRIDQGEYVAVVGPNGSGKSTLMKLMLGLLRPDVGTARLFGEPSHDFDDGARIGYVAQHASASKEMPITVREVVRMGRFPHVGFGRLSAEDEAIVDRALETVGMTGFANRRVTKLSGGQRQRAFIARALAGEADLLVLDEPTVGVDAESVDAFYDLLESLNEEGITVLLIEHDLSAVTEHAERVVCLNREIYFDGPTEEFVQSDALSRAFGTAATFLGGSR, from the coding sequence ATGAGCACGACGACGCCCGCCACCGAGGACGCGACGGTCGCTGGCGAGGTCGTCGTCGAACTCTCGGACGTGAACTTCGGGTACACCGCGACCCCCGTGGTCGAAGACATCTCCCTGCGCATCGACCAGGGTGAGTACGTCGCCGTCGTCGGCCCGAACGGCTCGGGCAAGTCGACGCTGATGAAGCTCATGCTCGGTCTGCTGCGGCCCGACGTTGGCACGGCACGGCTGTTCGGCGAACCCTCGCACGACTTCGACGACGGCGCACGTATCGGCTACGTCGCCCAGCACGCCAGTGCCTCGAAGGAGATGCCCATCACGGTGCGCGAGGTCGTCCGGATGGGGCGGTTCCCCCACGTCGGCTTCGGTCGCCTCTCCGCCGAGGACGAGGCCATCGTCGACCGCGCGCTGGAGACCGTCGGTATGACCGGCTTCGCGAACCGCCGCGTCACCAAGCTCTCCGGCGGCCAGCGCCAGCGGGCGTTCATCGCCCGGGCGCTCGCCGGCGAGGCGGACCTGCTCGTGCTCGACGAGCCGACCGTCGGGGTCGACGCCGAGTCGGTCGACGCGTTCTACGACCTGCTCGAGTCGCTCAATGAGGAGGGAATCACCGTGCTCCTCATCGAGCACGACCTGAGCGCGGTCACCGAACACGCCGAGCGCGTGGTCTGTCTCAACCGTGAGATATACTTCGACGGCCCGACCGAGGAGTTCGTCCAGAGTGATGCGCTCAGCCGTGCCTTCGGGACCGCGGCGACGTTCCTGGGTGGTTCACGATGA
- a CDS encoding iron-sulfur cluster assembly accessory protein, giving the protein MSTGTADGEVGPRIEVSEPAAEEALSLLEGEGLDTDVSGLRLFVQQGGCAGLSYGMRFDDEPEPDDTIFEHHGLRVFVDPASLKYIEGSVLDYEGGLQGAGFHVENPNVVSECGCGESFRT; this is encoded by the coding sequence ATGAGTACGGGAACCGCAGACGGGGAGGTCGGCCCCCGTATCGAGGTGTCGGAACCGGCCGCCGAGGAAGCCCTCTCGCTGCTCGAGGGAGAGGGGTTGGACACCGACGTCTCGGGACTTCGGCTGTTCGTCCAGCAGGGTGGCTGCGCCGGCCTCTCGTACGGAATGCGATTCGACGACGAACCGGAACCGGACGACACCATCTTCGAGCACCACGGCTTGCGTGTCTTCGTCGACCCGGCCAGCCTGAAGTACATCGAGGGGAGCGTGCTCGACTACGAGGGCGGCCTGCAGGGCGCTGGCTTCCACGTCGAGAACCCGAACGTCGTCAGCGAGTGCGGCTGTGGTGAATCGTTCCGGACGTAA
- a CDS encoding metal ABC transporter permease, protein MTAIVSGLAGLALQSSSPLDPVLAPFYWFLSLWTALMNGLYDVTGIELLQYGFMHRAILVGLCIGVMAPLIGTFLVHRQLALIGDALAHTAFAGVAVGLFLNAVLNLGVSPYLTAVVVAVIAALLIELISEATGAYNDVSMAIVLSTGFALGTVLISINAGGLAVGINQYLFGNLSTVSAENAAILLVLFLIIVGVVALTRNQLLYVTFDETAAAVSGINVNWYNRVMVMLTALVVVGAMQIMGVILVAAMLVVPVAGAAQVSRSFTESLLVSVVLAEIAVLLGIGAAYYGEATAGGVIVLVAVGIYTVSVFIGKIQARTREDTAPEVGSIETGESQPTSD, encoded by the coding sequence ATGACCGCCATCGTCTCGGGGCTCGCAGGGCTGGCGCTCCAGTCTTCCAGCCCCCTCGACCCGGTTCTCGCCCCGTTCTACTGGTTCCTCTCGCTGTGGACCGCGCTGATGAACGGGCTGTACGACGTGACCGGTATCGAGCTGCTCCAGTACGGCTTCATGCACCGCGCCATCCTCGTCGGGCTCTGCATCGGCGTGATGGCTCCCCTCATCGGGACGTTCCTCGTCCACCGCCAGCTCGCGCTCATCGGTGACGCGCTGGCACACACCGCCTTCGCCGGGGTCGCCGTCGGCCTGTTCCTCAACGCCGTGTTGAACCTCGGCGTCTCGCCGTACCTGACGGCCGTCGTCGTGGCGGTCATCGCGGCGCTACTCATCGAACTCATCTCCGAGGCGACCGGCGCGTACAACGACGTGTCGATGGCCATCGTGCTCTCGACCGGCTTCGCGCTGGGGACGGTGCTCATCAGCATCAACGCCGGCGGGCTCGCGGTGGGCATCAACCAGTACCTGTTCGGGAACCTCTCGACGGTGTCGGCCGAGAACGCCGCCATCCTGCTGGTGCTGTTCCTCATCATCGTGGGCGTGGTCGCGCTCACCCGGAACCAGCTCCTCTACGTCACCTTCGACGAGACGGCCGCCGCCGTCTCCGGCATCAACGTGAACTGGTACAACCGCGTCATGGTGATGCTGACCGCCCTCGTCGTCGTCGGCGCGATGCAGATAATGGGCGTCATCCTCGTCGCCGCGATGCTGGTCGTCCCGGTCGCCGGGGCTGCCCAGGTGTCGCGCAGCTTCACCGAATCGCTGCTCGTCTCGGTCGTCCTGGCCGAGATAGCCGTCCTGCTCGGCATCGGCGCGGCCTACTACGGCGAGGCCACGGCCGGGGGCGTCATCGTCCTCGTCGCCGTCGGTATCTACACCGTCAGCGTCTTCATCGGGAAGATACAGGCTCGTACCCGCGAGGACACCGCCCCCGAGGTCGGTAGCATCGAGACGGGCGAGAGCCAGCCCACCTCCGACTGA
- a CDS encoding metal-dependent transcriptional regulator — MATASPDSPDDDDQTGSLTTVMEDYLRHIYALERASEGRVSNSTLADRLGVSQPTVTSMFDTLAERGLIDREPYRPIVLTPAGEQAALEVVRKHRLVETLLTEQFGFAISEVDAEADALEHHISDRLCREIDRKLGHPAFDPHGDPIPDAELAVRAETDAVALVEVAESTRVEVTRITTQDEETLSYLVAAGIEPAAQLTVEEIAPFGMVTVSVDGDAGRESLPESLATHILVRPTE, encoded by the coding sequence ATGGCGACCGCCAGCCCGGATTCACCGGACGACGACGACCAGACCGGGTCCCTGACCACGGTCATGGAGGACTACCTCCGGCACATCTACGCCCTCGAACGGGCCTCGGAGGGACGGGTGTCGAACTCGACGCTCGCCGACCGCCTCGGCGTCAGCCAGCCGACCGTGACGAGCATGTTCGACACGCTCGCCGAGCGCGGGCTCATCGACCGCGAGCCGTATCGCCCCATCGTCCTGACCCCTGCTGGTGAGCAGGCGGCCCTCGAGGTCGTCCGGAAACACCGGCTCGTCGAGACCCTGTTGACCGAACAGTTCGGCTTCGCCATCAGCGAGGTCGACGCCGAGGCGGACGCGCTGGAACACCACATCAGCGACCGCCTCTGCCGGGAGATAGACCGCAAACTCGGCCATCCCGCATTCGACCCGCACGGCGACCCGATTCCGGACGCCGAGCTGGCGGTCCGCGCCGAGACGGACGCCGTCGCCCTCGTCGAGGTCGCGGAGTCGACCCGCGTCGAGGTGACCCGCATCACGACACAGGACGAGGAGACCCTCTCGTACCTGGTCGCTGCCGGCATCGAACCGGCTGCCCAGCTCACGGTCGAGGAGATCGCACCCTTCGGGATGGTCACGGTGTCGGTCGACGGCGACGCCGGACGAGAGAGCCTCCCCGAGTCGCTCGCGACCCATATCCTGGTCCGGCCGACCGAGTAG
- a CDS encoding metal-dependent hydrolase: MMVGHALLAFALVALLGRAVGVDRERALLAGTVAGAFAAVPDADMVYAIVGVAHADFTGVFAVTNAFWSASTVVHRAMTHSLVVAPFAAVGFALWTVRGRWVQHARLAGTFLLGTLILVATVKHGLLGFVVMGAFALMGVGVALAVWWRTALRARETFALALFGLASHPWGDLFTGEPPAMLWPLDTVLFADIVTLAPDPTLHLLGAFALELLTVWLAVWVVLDASDEFRPTFDVRALAGVAYGGVAFLIPPPTLDVSYHFVFSILAVGTVAAAPDVFRARLLRSLRRLQREWDAARLFSAFLTGLAAVTLALAAYAVLYSLATLGSLGVYIG, translated from the coding sequence ATGATGGTCGGCCACGCGCTGCTGGCGTTCGCCCTCGTCGCCCTCCTCGGGCGTGCCGTGGGCGTCGACCGCGAGCGTGCGCTACTCGCGGGCACAGTCGCCGGCGCGTTCGCGGCCGTCCCCGACGCCGACATGGTGTACGCCATCGTCGGCGTCGCCCACGCGGACTTCACCGGCGTGTTCGCCGTCACGAACGCGTTCTGGTCCGCGAGCACGGTCGTCCACCGCGCGATGACACACTCGCTCGTCGTCGCGCCCTTCGCCGCCGTCGGCTTCGCCCTCTGGACCGTCAGGGGGCGCTGGGTACAGCACGCGCGGCTCGCGGGGACGTTCCTCCTCGGCACGCTCATCCTCGTCGCTACCGTCAAGCACGGACTCCTCGGGTTCGTCGTGATGGGCGCGTTCGCCCTCATGGGCGTCGGCGTCGCGCTGGCGGTCTGGTGGCGCACTGCCCTCCGCGCGAGAGAGACGTTCGCGCTGGCGCTATTCGGTCTCGCCAGCCACCCGTGGGGCGACCTGTTCACGGGCGAGCCACCCGCGATGCTGTGGCCCCTCGACACCGTACTGTTCGCCGACATCGTCACCCTCGCGCCCGACCCGACCCTGCACCTGCTCGGCGCGTTCGCCCTCGAACTCCTGACCGTCTGGCTCGCGGTCTGGGTGGTCCTCGACGCCTCCGACGAGTTCCGACCGACGTTCGACGTCCGGGCCCTCGCCGGGGTCGCGTACGGTGGCGTCGCGTTCCTCATCCCACCGCCGACGCTCGACGTCTCCTACCACTTCGTCTTCAGCATCCTCGCGGTCGGGACCGTGGCGGCTGCCCCCGACGTGTTCCGCGCCCGGTTGCTCCGGTCGCTCCGGCGGTTGCAGCGCGAGTGGGACGCCGCGCGGCTGTTCTCTGCGTTCCTGACCGGGCTCGCCGCGGTCACGCTCGCCCTCGCGGCGTACGCCGTGCTCTACTCGCTGGCGACGCTCGGCTCGCTCGGTGTCTACATCGGGTAG
- a CDS encoding PAS domain S-box protein: MSRSIRVLHVDDDDALLDLTKTMLEREHDDIVVETEPDVEVALSQLDADTRFDCIVSDYDMPRMDGLTFLSAVQERHLDLPFILFTGKGSEEIASRAISAGVTEYLQKGGGTDRYLVLANRIENAVDKHRAERERRRNRERYQALIEYSSDSVAILDEEGVFEYVSPSAEQILGYRPEVLLDRNSFEFVHPEDRETVELAFQRCLDDPDVRPSTTYRFEHGDGSWRVLESRATNRRDDPAVEGFVVNTRDVTKQHEAEQRLKEERELFDAALDALPDTFYVSHPDGTAWRWNQTLKDLMGYTEQEMRELPPEAFFAEEDHEKIESVIQRVHDGETVVYEARVLTKSGEKIPKRISATLLTDDDGEPLALCGIGVDTDFRPENLD; this comes from the coding sequence ATGTCGCGCTCCATCCGCGTATTGCATGTCGACGACGACGATGCGCTGCTCGACCTGACGAAGACGATGCTAGAGCGCGAGCACGACGACATCGTCGTCGAGACGGAGCCCGACGTCGAGGTGGCGCTGTCACAACTCGACGCTGACACGCGGTTCGACTGTATCGTCAGCGACTACGATATGCCCCGGATGGACGGGTTGACGTTCCTCTCGGCGGTCCAGGAGCGACACCTGGACCTCCCGTTCATCCTGTTCACCGGCAAGGGGAGCGAGGAGATCGCCAGCCGAGCCATCTCGGCGGGCGTGACGGAGTACCTCCAGAAGGGCGGCGGGACGGACCGGTACCTCGTCCTCGCGAACCGTATCGAGAACGCGGTCGACAAGCACCGAGCGGAGCGTGAGCGCCGTCGGAACCGGGAGCGGTACCAGGCCCTCATCGAGTACTCCTCGGACTCGGTCGCGATTCTCGACGAGGAGGGCGTGTTCGAGTACGTCAGCCCCTCGGCAGAGCAGATACTGGGCTATCGGCCAGAAGTCCTCCTCGACCGGAACTCGTTCGAGTTCGTCCACCCCGAGGACAGGGAGACGGTCGAACTCGCGTTCCAGCGATGTCTCGACGACCCGGACGTCCGGCCATCGACGACCTACCGGTTCGAGCACGGTGACGGGAGCTGGCGCGTCCTCGAATCACGCGCGACGAACCGGCGTGACGACCCCGCGGTCGAAGGGTTCGTCGTCAACACCCGTGACGTGACCAAGCAACACGAGGCAGAACAGCGACTGAAGGAGGAACGCGAACTGTTCGACGCCGCCCTCGACGCCCTCCCGGACACCTTCTACGTCTCGCACCCGGACGGGACGGCGTGGCGGTGGAACCAGACGCTCAAGGACCTGATGGGCTACACCGAACAGGAGATGCGGGAACTGCCACCGGAGGCCTTCTTCGCCGAGGAGGACCACGAGAAGATAGAATCCGTCATCCAGCGGGTCCACGACGGCGAGACCGTCGTCTACGAGGCGCGGGTACTCACGAAGTCGGGCGAGAAGATTCCGAAACGCATCAGCGCCACGCTGCTCACCGACGACGACGGGGAACCCCTCGCCCTCTGTGGTATCGGGGTCGACACCGACTTCCGGCCCGAGAACCTCGACTAG
- the hisD gene encoding histidinol dehydrogenase produces the protein MNVNAVADLGPDARRALFERDAGIDEIRGDVRDIVERVAEEGDVAVREFSEEFDGVAVGNLEVSDAAERAYEELDDELCETIETAAANVREFHERQVPEDWRDEFGGNGTRELGRRFRPLQRVGVYAPGGTAAYPSSVIMGVVPAKVAGVDEVVVCTPPAEEMNPVTLAAIHAAGADEVYSVGGAQAVAAMAYGTESIPAVQKVVGPGNRWVTAAKAEVQGDVAIDFLAGPSEVLVLADETATPEYVAADLVAQAEHDPNASVVCVTDDEDLAAAVAESVEEQAAEREREETIREALDNDASGVFVARSMSEAILFAEEYAAEHLSIQADDDEALLGRITNAGSVFLGPYTPVAAGDYASGTNHVLPTGGGAKLHGGLSVDSFVRSTTVQRLDRDGLDSLADTITTLAEAEGLDAHAESVRRRFD, from the coding sequence ATGAACGTGAACGCGGTGGCCGACCTCGGCCCCGATGCACGACGCGCCCTGTTCGAGCGCGACGCCGGTATCGACGAGATCCGTGGGGACGTCCGCGACATCGTCGAACGGGTCGCCGAGGAGGGCGACGTTGCGGTCCGGGAGTTCTCCGAGGAGTTCGACGGCGTGGCGGTCGGGAACCTGGAGGTGTCCGACGCGGCCGAGCGCGCCTACGAGGAACTGGACGACGAACTGTGTGAGACCATCGAGACGGCGGCGGCGAACGTCCGCGAGTTCCACGAGCGACAGGTGCCCGAGGACTGGCGCGACGAGTTCGGCGGGAACGGGACACGGGAACTCGGCCGGCGCTTCCGCCCGCTCCAGCGCGTCGGCGTGTATGCGCCCGGCGGGACCGCGGCGTACCCCTCCTCCGTCATCATGGGGGTCGTCCCGGCGAAGGTCGCGGGCGTCGACGAGGTCGTCGTCTGCACCCCGCCCGCCGAGGAGATGAATCCCGTCACGCTGGCGGCCATCCACGCTGCTGGCGCGGACGAGGTGTACTCGGTCGGCGGCGCGCAGGCGGTCGCCGCGATGGCCTACGGGACCGAATCCATCCCGGCGGTCCAGAAGGTCGTCGGACCCGGCAACCGCTGGGTCACGGCCGCGAAGGCCGAGGTTCAGGGCGACGTCGCCATCGACTTCCTCGCCGGCCCCTCCGAGGTGCTCGTCCTCGCCGACGAGACGGCCACGCCCGAGTACGTGGCAGCCGACCTGGTCGCCCAGGCCGAACACGACCCGAACGCCTCGGTCGTCTGTGTCACCGACGACGAAGACCTCGCTGCGGCGGTCGCCGAATCTGTCGAGGAACAGGCTGCCGAGCGCGAGCGCGAGGAGACCATCCGCGAGGCCCTCGACAACGACGCCTCGGGCGTGTTCGTCGCCCGGTCGATGAGCGAGGCCATCCTCTTCGCCGAGGAGTACGCCGCAGAGCACCTCTCCATCCAGGCGGACGACGACGAGGCACTCCTCGGGCGCATCACCAACGCCGGGAGCGTCTTCCTCGGTCCCTACACCCCGGTCGCGGCCGGTGACTACGCCTCCGGGACGAACCACGTCCTCCCGACCGGCGGCGGCGCGAAACTGCACGGTGGCCTCTCTGTCGACTCGTTCGTGCGCTCGACGACCGTCCAGCGGCTCGACCGCGACGGGCTCGACTCGCTCGCCGACACCATCACGACGCTCGCAGAAGCGGAAGGACTGGACGCCCACGCCGAGAGCGTCCGCAGGCGGTTCGACTAG
- a CDS encoding dodecin produces MVFKKITLIGTSSESFEAAADDAIDRAQDTLNNVHWIEVQELGVEIASAENREYQAEVEVAFKLEE; encoded by the coding sequence ATGGTATTCAAGAAGATAACACTCATCGGCACGAGTTCGGAGAGCTTCGAAGCCGCTGCCGACGACGCCATCGACCGCGCACAGGACACACTCAACAACGTCCACTGGATCGAGGTACAGGAACTCGGCGTCGAGATCGCCTCGGCGGAGAATCGAGAATACCAGGCCGAAGTGGAGGTGGCCTTCAAGCTCGAAGAGTAA